From Arachis stenosperma cultivar V10309 chromosome 2, arast.V10309.gnm1.PFL2, whole genome shotgun sequence, one genomic window encodes:
- the LOC130961457 gene encoding prolycopene isomerase, chloroplastic isoform X2: protein MGILLMLVHLSCLVLVIRSGNLNLITQALEAVGCKMQVIPDPTMVHFHLPNNLSVHVHREYEKFIQELTSYFPHEKEGILKFFGECWKIFNALNSLELKSLEEPLYLFGQFFQKPVECLTLAYYLPQNAGDIARKYIKDPQLLSYIDVECFLVSTVNALQTPMINASMVLCDRHFEGINYPIGGVGGIAKSLAKGLVDKGSEILYKANVTNIILDENGKAVGVRLSDGREFFAKTIISNATRWDTFGKLLKGEVIPKEEENFQNVYVKAPSFLSIHMGIKAEVLPPDTDCHHFVLEDDWTKLETSYGSLFLSIPTVLDSSLAPEGRHILHIFTVSSMEDWEGIGKEEYEAKKQFVADEIICRLEKKLFPGLKSSIDFMEVGTPKTHRRYLARVDGTYGPMPRKTPKGLLGMPFNTTGVNGLYCVGDSCFPGQGVIAVAFSGVMCAHRVAADIGLEKKSPVMDTMLLRLLGWLRTLA from the exons ATGGGTATACTTTTGATGTTGGTTCATCTGTCATGTTTGGTTTTAGTGATAAGGTCA GGTAATCTCAATTTGATTACACAAGCATTGGAAGCAGTTGGTTGCAAGATGCAGGTGATACCTGATCCGACAATGGTCCATTTTCATCTACCAAATAATCTTTCTGTTCACGTGCACAGAGAATATGAAAAGTTCATTCAAGAATTGACGAGTTACTTTCCCCACGAAAAGGAGGGTATCCTCAAATTCTTTGGTGAATGCTGGAAG ATTTTCAATGCGCTGAATTCGTTAGAGTTGAAGTCGCTGGAGGAGCCACTCTATCTTTTTGGACAGTTTTTTCAGAAACCAGTTgaatgcttgaccctag CTTATTATTTGCCTCAGAATGCTGGGGACATAGCTAGGAAGTACATTAAAGATCCACAGTTGTTGTCTTACATAGATGTTGAG TGTTTTTTAGTGAGCACAGTCAATGCTTTGCAGACCCCAATGATCAATGCAAGCATG GTTCTATGCGATAGGCACTTTGAGGGGATTAACTACCCCATTGGTGGTGTTGGTGGCATTGCAAAGTCCCTGGCGAAAGGTCTAGTCGATAAGGGCAGTGAGATACTATACAAGGCAAATGTCACTAATATCATACTTGATGAGAATGGCAAAGCT GTAGGAGTGAGGCTTTCAGATGGAAGAGAATTCTTTGCCAAAACCATAATATCCAATGCTACGAGATGGGACACATTTG GAAAGTTATTAAAGGGAGAAGTGATTCCGAAAGAGGAAGAGAACTTCCAGAATGTTTATGTTAAAGCTCCTTCTTTTCTCTCAATTCACATGGGAATTAAAGCCGAGGTTTTACCACCTGATACAGATTGCCACCATTTTGTGCTTGAG GACGACTGGACCAAATTGGAGACGTCTTATGGAAGTTTGTTTTTAAGTATACCAACTGTTCTCGATTCATCACTGGCTCCAGAAGGTCGTCACATCCTTCATATATTCACAGTTTCTTCGATGGAGGACTGGGAG gGAATTGGAAAAGAAGAATATGAGGCAAAGAAGCAGTTTGTAGCAGATGAAATCATATGCAGATTAGAGAAGAAATTGTTTCCAGGTCTTAAATCATCCATTGATTTTATGGAG GTAGGGACACCAAAGACACACCGGCGGTACCTAGCTCGTGTTGATGGAACTTATGGACCAATGCCTCGCAAAACTCCAAAGGGATTACTGGGAATGCCATTCAATACCACG GGCGTAAATGGTCTTTACTGTGTGGGTGATAGCTGCTTCCCTGGACAAGGTGTTATTGCAGTTGCTTTCTCAGGAGTCATGTGTGCTCATCGAGTTGCTGCAGATATTG GGTTGGAGAAGAAGTCACCAGTTATGGATACCATGCTGCTTAGGTTGCTTGGTTGGTTAAGAACACTTGCATGA
- the LOC130961457 gene encoding prolycopene isomerase, chloroplastic isoform X1: MLNFAFLSAPQKHVFSSYISHHTPLHPTVQNPNFHSKFESLASGVCKASEFPSGYGGLRAKASRGKRVLAVVSSEPVVESEGSGRREESGERFDAIVIGSGIGGLVAGTQLAVKGARVLVLEKYVIPGGSSGFYQRDGYTFDVGSSVMFGFSDKGNLNLITQALEAVGCKMQVIPDPTMVHFHLPNNLSVHVHREYEKFIQELTSYFPHEKEGILKFFGECWKIFNALNSLELKSLEEPLYLFGQFFQKPVECLTLAYYLPQNAGDIARKYIKDPQLLSYIDVECFLVSTVNALQTPMINASMVLCDRHFEGINYPIGGVGGIAKSLAKGLVDKGSEILYKANVTNIILDENGKAVGVRLSDGREFFAKTIISNATRWDTFGKLLKGEVIPKEEENFQNVYVKAPSFLSIHMGIKAEVLPPDTDCHHFVLEDDWTKLETSYGSLFLSIPTVLDSSLAPEGRHILHIFTVSSMEDWEGIGKEEYEAKKQFVADEIICRLEKKLFPGLKSSIDFMEVGTPKTHRRYLARVDGTYGPMPRKTPKGLLGMPFNTTGVNGLYCVGDSCFPGQGVIAVAFSGVMCAHRVAADIGLEKKSPVMDTMLLRLLGWLRTLA, from the exons ATGCTCAATTTCGCTTTCCTTTCAGCTCCCCAAAAACATGTCTTTTCCAGCTACATCTCTCATCATACACCTTTGCACCCCACCGTTCAAAATCCAAACTTTCATTCAAAGTTTGAATCTTTAGCTTCTGGGGTTTGCAAAGCAAGTGAATTTCCATCTGGGTATGGCGGTTTGAGAGCAAAAGCTTCAAGAGGGAAAAGGGTGTTGGCTGTGGTGTCATCAGAACCAGTGGTGGAAAGCGAGGGAAGTGGGAGAAGAGAGGAAAGTGGTGAAAGGTTTGATGCAATTGTTATAGGGTCTGGGATTGGAGGGTTAGTTGCAGGGACCCAGTTAGCAGTGAAAGGTGCAAGAGTTTTGGTTTTGGAGAAGTATGTGATTCCTGGTGGAAGCTCTGGTTTTTATCAGAGAGATGGGTATACTTTTGATGTTGGTTCATCTGTCATGTTTGGTTTTAGTGATAAG GGTAATCTCAATTTGATTACACAAGCATTGGAAGCAGTTGGTTGCAAGATGCAGGTGATACCTGATCCGACAATGGTCCATTTTCATCTACCAAATAATCTTTCTGTTCACGTGCACAGAGAATATGAAAAGTTCATTCAAGAATTGACGAGTTACTTTCCCCACGAAAAGGAGGGTATCCTCAAATTCTTTGGTGAATGCTGGAAG ATTTTCAATGCGCTGAATTCGTTAGAGTTGAAGTCGCTGGAGGAGCCACTCTATCTTTTTGGACAGTTTTTTCAGAAACCAGTTgaatgcttgaccctag CTTATTATTTGCCTCAGAATGCTGGGGACATAGCTAGGAAGTACATTAAAGATCCACAGTTGTTGTCTTACATAGATGTTGAG TGTTTTTTAGTGAGCACAGTCAATGCTTTGCAGACCCCAATGATCAATGCAAGCATG GTTCTATGCGATAGGCACTTTGAGGGGATTAACTACCCCATTGGTGGTGTTGGTGGCATTGCAAAGTCCCTGGCGAAAGGTCTAGTCGATAAGGGCAGTGAGATACTATACAAGGCAAATGTCACTAATATCATACTTGATGAGAATGGCAAAGCT GTAGGAGTGAGGCTTTCAGATGGAAGAGAATTCTTTGCCAAAACCATAATATCCAATGCTACGAGATGGGACACATTTG GAAAGTTATTAAAGGGAGAAGTGATTCCGAAAGAGGAAGAGAACTTCCAGAATGTTTATGTTAAAGCTCCTTCTTTTCTCTCAATTCACATGGGAATTAAAGCCGAGGTTTTACCACCTGATACAGATTGCCACCATTTTGTGCTTGAG GACGACTGGACCAAATTGGAGACGTCTTATGGAAGTTTGTTTTTAAGTATACCAACTGTTCTCGATTCATCACTGGCTCCAGAAGGTCGTCACATCCTTCATATATTCACAGTTTCTTCGATGGAGGACTGGGAG gGAATTGGAAAAGAAGAATATGAGGCAAAGAAGCAGTTTGTAGCAGATGAAATCATATGCAGATTAGAGAAGAAATTGTTTCCAGGTCTTAAATCATCCATTGATTTTATGGAG GTAGGGACACCAAAGACACACCGGCGGTACCTAGCTCGTGTTGATGGAACTTATGGACCAATGCCTCGCAAAACTCCAAAGGGATTACTGGGAATGCCATTCAATACCACG GGCGTAAATGGTCTTTACTGTGTGGGTGATAGCTGCTTCCCTGGACAAGGTGTTATTGCAGTTGCTTTCTCAGGAGTCATGTGTGCTCATCGAGTTGCTGCAGATATTG GGTTGGAGAAGAAGTCACCAGTTATGGATACCATGCTGCTTAGGTTGCTTGGTTGGTTAAGAACACTTGCATGA
- the LOC130960060 gene encoding sucrose-phosphatase 1-like encodes MDRLKSSARLMIVSDLDHTMVDHHDPENTSILRFNALWEAHYRHDSLLVFSTGRSPTLYKQLRKEKPMITPDITIMSVGTEITYGKSMVPDDGWVQFLNQKWDKDIVIEETSKFPELSRQAETEQRPHKVSFYVKKEKAEQVTEALNKVLKGRGLDVKIIYSGGIDLDILPQGAGKGQALAYLLKKFESEGKQPVNTLVCGDSGNDAELFSIPGVHGVMVSNAQEELLQWYAANAKNNPKILHASERCAAGIIQAIGHFKLGTNISPRDVSDLTKDIENAHPAHEVVNFNLLLEKWRRAEVEDTELFLAGLKAVAHPTGIFIHPSGTEHHIKDHLNILRKVYGDSQGKTLKIWVDDVSASQIGSDTWLLKFDKWELYGEERQGCVVTAIMSTKESNWFTWVHIHQTFLEQSGKQEWMF; translated from the exons ATGGATCGCCTAAAATCTTCTGCGCGGCTCATGATTGTTTCGGATCTTGATCACACAATG GTTGATCACCATGACCCTGAGAACACTTCCATTTTAAGGTTCAATGCACTTTGGGAAGCCCATTACCGCCATGATTCCCTGCTAGTTTTCTCGACCGGAAGGTCTCCCACGCTATACAAACAGTTGAGGAAGGAGAAGCCTATGATAACTCCAGATATAACCATAATGTCTGTGGGGACCGAGATAACGTATGGTAAATCGATGGTACCGGATGATGGATGGGTTCAGTTTTTGAATCAGAAATGGGACAAGGACATAGTCATAGAGGAAACAAGCAAGTTTCCTGAACTTAGTCGTCAG GCAGAAACGGAACAAAGGCCACACAAAGTTAGCTTTTATGTCAAGAAAGAGAAGGCTGAACAAGTGACAGAGGCCCTTAATAAGGTTCTCAAAGGGCGTGGG TTggatgttaaaataatatatagtgGAGGAATCGATTTGGATATACTACCACAAGGTGCTGGCAAAGGTCAAGCTCTTGCTTATCTGCTCAAAAAATTTGAGAGCGAAGGAAAACAACCTGTTAATACTCTTGTTTGTGGTGACTCTGGAAATGATGCTGAGCTGTTCAGCATTCCAGGAGTCCATGGCGTCATG GTAAGCAATGCCCAAGAAGAATTGTTGCAGTGGTATGCTGCAAATGCTAAAAATAACCCCAAGATTCTTCATGCCTCAGAGCGATGTGCAGCTGGGATTATACAAGCTATAGGTCATTTCAAGTTAGGCACAAACATTTCGCCTAGAGATGTTTCAGATCTTACAAAAGACATTGAAAATGCGCATCCAGCACACGAAGTAGTGAACTTCAACTTGTTACTGGAAAAGTGGAGGCGTGCAGAAGTTGAGGACACTGAGCTGTTTCTTGCTGGACTAAAGGCTGTTGCT CATCCAACTGGTATTTTTATCCATCCTTCTGGTACTGAGCATCATATCAAGGACCATCTAAATATTTTGAGGAAGGTGTACGGTGACAGCCAAGGAAAAACATTGAAGATTTGGGTGGATGATGTGTCAGCTTCACAGATTGGTTCGGATACATGGCTATTGAAGTTTGACAAGTGGGAACTATATG GTGAAGAACGACAAGGTTGTGTTGTCACTGCCATTATGAGTACAAAG GAGtccaattggttcacttgggtgCATATCCATCAGACTTTTTTGGAACAATCAGGGAAGCAAGAATGGATGTTTTAA